The proteins below come from a single Canis aureus isolate CA01 chromosome 14, VMU_Caureus_v.1.0, whole genome shotgun sequence genomic window:
- the GRSF1 gene encoding G-rich sequence factor 1, with product MAGTRWVLGALLRGCGCNCSSCRRTGAACLPFYSAAGSFPSGVSGRRRLLLLLGAAAAAASHARGLQAGPAPAGRLAGPPPAAPSAAAAAAAAAAASYPALRAPLLPQSLAAAAGPARTYSQESKTTYLEDIPPLPEYELASSKLGEEVDDVYLIRAQGLPWSCTIEDVVNFFSDCRIRNGENGIHFLLNRDGKRRGDALIEMESEQDVQKALEKHRMYMGQRYVEVYEINNEDVDALMKSLQVKSLPVVNDGVVRLRGLPYSCNEKDIVDFFAGLNIVDITFVMDYRGRRKTGEAYVQFEEPEMANQALLKHREEIGNRYIEIFPSRRNEVRTHVGSHKGKKMASSPTAKYITEPEMAFEEHEVNEDIRPMTAFESEKEIELPKEMSEKLPEAVDFGATSSLHFVHMRGLPFQANAQDIINFFAPLKPVRITMEYSSNGKATGEADVHFDTHEDAVAAMLKDRSHVHHRYIELFLNSCPKGK from the exons ATGGCCGGGACGCGCTGGGTGCTCGGGGCGCTGCTCCGCGGCTGCGGCTGCAACTGCAGCAGCTGCCGACGCACCGGCGCCGCCTGCCTGCCCTTCTACTCGGCCGCCGGCTCCTTCCCGTCGGGCGTCtcgggccgccgccgcctgctgctgctgctcggggccgccgcggccgccgcctctCACGCGCGGGGCCTCCAGGCCGGGCCTGCGCCCGCCGGGAGACTGGCGGGgcctccccccgcggccccctccgccgccgccgccgccgccgccgccgccgcggcctccTACCCGGCGCTGCGGGCCCCGCTGCTGCCGCAGTCGCtggcggcggccgcgggcccGGCGCGGACCTACAGCCAG GAGTCCAAAACTACCTACCTGGAAGACATTCCACCTCTACCTGAGTATGAATTGGCTTCCTCCAAGTTAGGAGAAGAAGTAGATGATGTTTATCTCATTCGAGCTCAAGGATTACCGTGGTCGTGCACTATAGAAGATGTGGTGAACTTTTTCTCAG ACTGCAGAATCCGCAATGGTGAGAATGGAATACACTTCCTCTTAAATAGAGATGGGAAAAGAAGAGGTGATGCCTTAATTGAAATGGAGTCAGAGCAGGATGTGCAAAAAGCCTTAGAAAAGCATCGCATGTACATGGGACAACGATATGTAGAAG TGTATGAGATAAACAATGAAGATGTGGATGCCTTAATGAAGAGCCTGCAGGTCAAATCTTTACCTGTGGTAAATGATGGTGTGGTTCGTTTGAGAGGACTTCCTTATAGCTGCAATGAGAAAGACATTGTAGACTTCTTTGCAG GACTGAATATAGTAGACATCACTTTTGTCATGGAttacagagggagaagaaaaacaggAGAAGCCTATGTGCAGTTTGAAGAACCAGAAATGGCTAACCAAGCCCTATTGAAACATAGGGAAGAAATTGGTAACAG GTATATAGAGATATTTCCAAGCAGAAGGAATGAAGTCCGAACACATGTTGGTTCtcataagggaaagaaaatggcaTCTTCTCCTACTGCTAAGTATATAACTGAGCCAGAAATGGCCTTTGAAGAACATGAAGTAAATGAGGATATTCGACCCATGACAGCTTTTGAAAGTGAGAAGGAAATAG AATTGCCTAAGGAGATGTCAGAAAAGCTTCCAGAGGCTGTTGATTTTGGAGCTACATCTTCACTACATTTTGTCCACATGAGAGGATTGCCTTTCCAAGCTAATGCCCAAGACATTATAAAT TTCTTTGCTCCACTGAAGCCTGTTAGAATCACCATGGAATACAGTTCTAACGGGAAGGCCACTGGAGAAGCTGATGTGCACTTCGATACCCATGAGGATGCTGTTGCAGCTATGCTCAAGGATCGGTCCCATGTTC ACCATAGATATATTGAATTGTTCCTGAATTCATGTCCAAAGGGAAAATAA